One Vulpes lagopus strain Blue_001 chromosome 18, ASM1834538v1, whole genome shotgun sequence DNA window includes the following coding sequences:
- the NSFL1C gene encoding NSFL1 cofactor p47 isoform X1 has product MAAERQDALREFVAVTGADEDRARFFLESAGWDLQIALASFYEDGGDEDIVTISQATPSSVSRGTAPSDNRVTSFRDLIHDQDEEEEEEEGQRSRFYAGGSERSGQQIVGPPRKKSPNELVDDLFKGAKEHGAVAVERVTKSPGETSKPRPFAGGGYRLGAAPEEESAYVAGERRRHSGQDVHVVLKLWKSGFSLDNGELRSYQDPSNAQFLESIRRGEVPAELRRLAHGGQVNLDMEDHRDEDFVKPKGAFKAFTGEGQKLGSTAPQVLNTSSPAQQAENEAKASSSVSIDESQPTTNIQIRLADGGRLVQKFNHSHRISDIRLFIVDARPAMAATSFVLMTTFPNKELADESQTLKEANLLNAVIVQRLT; this is encoded by the exons ATGGCGGCGGAGCGGCAGGACGCGCTGAGGGAGTTCGTGGCGGTGACTGGGGCCGACGAGGACCGGGCCCGCTTCTTCCTGGAGTCGGCCGGCTGGGACCTGCAG ATCGCCCTAGCGAGCTTTTATGAGGATGGAGGGGACGAAGACATTGTGACCATTTCACAGGCAACCCCCAGTTCAGTGTCCAGAGGCACAGCCCCCAG TGATAATAGGGTGACATCCTTCAGAGACCTCATTCATGACCaagacgaggaggaggaggaggaagagggccaGAG GAGCAG GTTTTATGCCGGGGGCTCAGAGAGAAGTGGACAGCAGATTGTTGGCCCTCCCAGGAAGAAAAGTCCCAACGAGCTGGTGGATGATCTCTTTAAAGGTGCCAAGGAACATGGAGCTGTAGCTGTGGAGCGAGTGACCAAGAGCCCTGGAGAAACCAGTAAACCCAGA CCATTTGCAGGGGGTGGCTATCGCCTTGGGGCAGCACCAGAGGAAGAGTCTGCCTATGTGGCAGGAGAAAGGAGGCGGCATTCCGGCCAAGAT GTTCATGTAGTGTTAAAGCTCTGGAAGAGTGGGTTCAGCCTGGACAATGGTGAACTCAGAAGCTACCAAGACCCATCCAATGCCCAGTTTCTGGAGTCTATCCGCAGAGG GGAGGTGCCAGCGGAGCTGCGGAGGTTAGCTCACGGCGGGCAGGTGAATTTGGACATGGAAGACCATCGGGATGAGGATTTTGTGAAGCCCAAGGGAGCCTTCAAAGCCTTCACTGGCGAGGGTCAGAAATTGGGCAG CACGGCCCCCCAGGTGTTGAATACCAGCTCTCCAGCCCAACAGGCAGAAAACGAAGCCAAAGCCAGCTCTTCTGTCTCAATCGACGAGTCACAGCCCACTACAAACATCCAAATACGGCTTGCTGACGGCGGGAGGCTGGTGCAGAAGTTTAACCACAGCCACAG GATCAGCGATATCCGACTCTTCATCGTGGATGCCCGGCCGGCCATGGCTGCTACCAGCTTTGTCCTCATGACTACCTTCCCGAACAAAGAACTGGCTGACGAGAGCCAGACCCTGAAGGAAGCCAACCTGCTCAACGCCGTCATCGTGCAGCGGTTAACATAA
- the NSFL1C gene encoding NSFL1 cofactor p47 isoform X2: protein MAAERQDALREFVAVTGADEDRARFFLESAGWDLQIALASFYEDGGDEDIVTISQATPSSVSRGTAPSDNRVTSFRDLIHDQDEEEEEEEGQRFYAGGSERSGQQIVGPPRKKSPNELVDDLFKGAKEHGAVAVERVTKSPGETSKPRPFAGGGYRLGAAPEEESAYVAGERRRHSGQDVHVVLKLWKSGFSLDNGELRSYQDPSNAQFLESIRRGEVPAELRRLAHGGQVNLDMEDHRDEDFVKPKGAFKAFTGEGQKLGSTAPQVLNTSSPAQQAENEAKASSSVSIDESQPTTNIQIRLADGGRLVQKFNHSHRISDIRLFIVDARPAMAATSFVLMTTFPNKELADESQTLKEANLLNAVIVQRLT from the exons ATGGCGGCGGAGCGGCAGGACGCGCTGAGGGAGTTCGTGGCGGTGACTGGGGCCGACGAGGACCGGGCCCGCTTCTTCCTGGAGTCGGCCGGCTGGGACCTGCAG ATCGCCCTAGCGAGCTTTTATGAGGATGGAGGGGACGAAGACATTGTGACCATTTCACAGGCAACCCCCAGTTCAGTGTCCAGAGGCACAGCCCCCAG TGATAATAGGGTGACATCCTTCAGAGACCTCATTCATGACCaagacgaggaggaggaggaggaagagggccaGAG GTTTTATGCCGGGGGCTCAGAGAGAAGTGGACAGCAGATTGTTGGCCCTCCCAGGAAGAAAAGTCCCAACGAGCTGGTGGATGATCTCTTTAAAGGTGCCAAGGAACATGGAGCTGTAGCTGTGGAGCGAGTGACCAAGAGCCCTGGAGAAACCAGTAAACCCAGA CCATTTGCAGGGGGTGGCTATCGCCTTGGGGCAGCACCAGAGGAAGAGTCTGCCTATGTGGCAGGAGAAAGGAGGCGGCATTCCGGCCAAGAT GTTCATGTAGTGTTAAAGCTCTGGAAGAGTGGGTTCAGCCTGGACAATGGTGAACTCAGAAGCTACCAAGACCCATCCAATGCCCAGTTTCTGGAGTCTATCCGCAGAGG GGAGGTGCCAGCGGAGCTGCGGAGGTTAGCTCACGGCGGGCAGGTGAATTTGGACATGGAAGACCATCGGGATGAGGATTTTGTGAAGCCCAAGGGAGCCTTCAAAGCCTTCACTGGCGAGGGTCAGAAATTGGGCAG CACGGCCCCCCAGGTGTTGAATACCAGCTCTCCAGCCCAACAGGCAGAAAACGAAGCCAAAGCCAGCTCTTCTGTCTCAATCGACGAGTCACAGCCCACTACAAACATCCAAATACGGCTTGCTGACGGCGGGAGGCTGGTGCAGAAGTTTAACCACAGCCACAG GATCAGCGATATCCGACTCTTCATCGTGGATGCCCGGCCGGCCATGGCTGCTACCAGCTTTGTCCTCATGACTACCTTCCCGAACAAAGAACTGGCTGACGAGAGCCAGACCCTGAAGGAAGCCAACCTGCTCAACGCCGTCATCGTGCAGCGGTTAACATAA
- the SIRPB2 gene encoding signal-regulatory protein beta-2, whose protein sequence is MQEKLVPLAMTTPTHLAHCPPCSWLLMLLLVFFGASEPSYGSKWQVLQPEGPLLVAEGNTLLLRCTVDGSCTDDMIKWVKVSHQDQQEIYNFKHGFFPGVMPLIQRTLEPLNCDYSIYIYNVTSRHAGTYHCVWFGNKNENSEKTPQEGTSVFVKEARDPEPDLWIIQPQELVLATIGDNVFLNCTVLGDGPPGAIRWFRGTGLSREAIYNFEGISHPNVTAVQASRRDFSILLQGASTEHEGTYYCVKFQRKFNRQYLSGMGTRLRVKAKPPSPQETELTNEHVAGIFPSDLLSVFTSLVLGLKATTLAALLLVLVACQRRPWQEDVKTPGPAKLGPH, encoded by the exons GAGCCTCTGAGCCGAGCTATGGGAGTAAATGGCAGGTGCTACAGCCTGAGGGCCCTTTGCTGGTGGCAGAAGGTAACACACTCTTACTTCGGTGTACAGTGGATGGCTCCTGCACTGATGACATGATTAAATGGGTCAAGGTGAGCCATCAGGACCAGCAGGAGATTTATAACTTCAAACATGGCTTCTTTCCTGGAGTCATGCCATTGATCCAACGGACATTGGAGCCACTTAATTGTGACTATTCCATCTATATCTACAATGTCACCAGCAGGCATGCTGGGACCTACCACTGTGTGTGGTTTGGTAACAAGAATGAGAACTCAGAAAAGACACCGCAGGAGGGCACCTCAGTGTTTGTGAAGG AAGCCAGGGACCCAGAGCCAGACCTCTGGATCATCCAGCCCCAGGAGTTGGTATTGGCAACCATCGGAGACAATGTATTCCTGAACTGCACAGTGCTTGGAGATGGTCCCCCAGGCGCCATCAGGTGGTTTCGGGGAACTGGTCTGAGCCGGGAGGCCATTTACAACTTTGAAGGCATCTCCCACCCTAACGTGACAGCAGTCCAGGCCTCCAGGAGGGATTTTAGCATTCTGCTGCAAGGCGCCTCCACTGAACATGAGGGCACCTACTACTGTGTCAAGTTTCAGAGGAAATTCAACAGGCAATACCTGTCTGGAATGGGCACCAGACTGAGAGTAAAAG CAAAGCCCCCTTCTCCCCAAGAGACAGAACTCACCAATGAACATGTTGCAGGGATATTTCCATCAG ACCTTCTGTCTGTGTTCACATCTCTGGTcctggggctgaaggcaacaACCCTGGCTGCACTCCTGCTGGTCCTGGTTGCCTGCCAGAGGAGACCATGGCAAGAAGATGTCAAGACTCCAGGCCCAGCAAAACTGGGGCCACATTAG